A region from the Perca fluviatilis chromosome 16, GENO_Pfluv_1.0, whole genome shotgun sequence genome encodes:
- the dhx33 gene encoding ATP-dependent RNA helicase DHX33 isoform X1, with protein sequence MPNDPDPPPAKRFKPGSVFFRQHKNKPGMLLPRKGHVTTPIDVQRKQLPIYQAKPQLLNQLRQLHNAILIGETGSGKTTQIPQYLYEAGIGRAGIIAITQPRRVAAVSLAGRVAEEKRTPLGKLVGYTVRFEDVTSSETKLKFMTDGMLLREAIGDPLLLRYTVVVLDEAHERTVHTDVLFGVVKTAQRRRRELNKIPLKVIVMSATMDVDLFSEYFNKSPVLYLEGRQHPIQIYYTKQPQSDYLQAALVSIFQIHQEAPPSHDILVFMTGQEEIEALARTCRDIAKHLPDGCGPMVVIPLYASLPPTQQLRVFQPAPKGSRKVILSTNIAETSVTISGIKFVIDTGMVKAKRFNPDSGLEVLAVQRVSKAQAWQRAGRAGREDSGSCYRLYTEPEFDNLIPMTVPEIQRCNLASVMLQLMALGIPDVMNFDFMSKPSPEAVRSALEHLELLGAVERKEGQVFLTALGKKMASFPLEPRYAKTILLSPDYSCSEEILSIVSLLSVDTVLFNPPARRDEVLAARKKFSSSEGDHMTLLNIYRAFKKVSGNKEWCRENFVNSRNMGLVKEVQAQLKDICLKLNLKLESCGADTGNVRRCLAHGMFVNAAELQPDGSYLALDTHQPVAIHPSSVLFQGKPAYVVFNELLHTSRCYMRDLCLVDADWLLDAAPEYFGRKLHPTKS encoded by the exons ATGCCCAACGACCCCGACCCTCCTCCGGCTAAAAGATTCAAGCCGGGGTCTGTTTTCTTCCGTCAACATAAGAATAAACCTGGAATGCTGCTGCCTAGAAAGGGACATGTAACCACTCCGATAGACGTCCAGAGGAAACAGCTTCCAATCTACCAGGCCAAACCTCAGCTACTTAACCAACTGAGACAGCTCCACAATGCTATCCTGATAG GGGAGACTGGCTCTGGGAAGACCACTCAGATCCCCCAGTATCTGTATGAGGCCGGCATAGGACGAGCAGGCATCATCGCCATCACTCAGCCCCGGCGAGTTGCTGCTGTCTCGCTGGCAGGAAGAGTGGCAGAGGAGAAGAGGACTCCGCTTGGCAAGCTG GTGGGTTACACAGTGCGCTTTGAGGATGTCACCTCCTCTGAGACGAAGCTGAAGTTCATGACCGATGGCATGCTTCTGCGTGAGGCCATCGGAGACCCCTTGCTGCTGCGCTACACTGTGGTGGTCCTGGACGAAGCTCACGAGCGCACCGTGCACACTGATGTGCTGTTTGGCGTGGTTAAGACTGCTCAACGCAGGCGCAGAGAACTTAATAAGATTCCCCTGAAG GTCATAGTGATGTCAGCCACGATGGATGTGGATTTGTTCTCGGAGTACTTTAACAAGTCACCTGTACTGTACCTGGAGGGCAGGCAGCATCCCATTCAGATCTACTACACCAAGCAGCCCCAGTCAGACTACCTGCAGGCTGCGCTTGTCTCCATCTTCCAGATCCATCAG GAGGCCCCTCCGTCCCATGATATCTTAGTCTTCATGACGGGTCAGGAGGAGATCGAGGCTCTGGCGAGGACATGCCGGGACATCGCCAAGCATCTGCCCGACGGCTGTGGTCCCATGGTAGTTATCCCCTTGTACGCGTCGCTGCCCCCAACACAGCAGCTCAGGGTCTTCCAGCCAGCGCCCAAG GGAAGTAGGAAGGTCATCCTCTCAACCAACATTGCCGAGACGTCGGTTACAATCTCTGGGATCAAATTCGTCATAGACACGGGGATGGTTAAGGCCAAACGTTTCAATCCTG ACAGCGGGCTGGAGGTGCTGGCAGTGCAGCGGGTTTCTAAAGCCCAGGCGTGGCAGCGAGCGGGTCGGGCTGGCAGGGAGGACTCAGGCTCCTGCTATCGCCTCTACACAGAGCCGGAGTTCGACAACCTCATCCCTATGACTGTGCCTGAGATCCAGAG GTGTAACCTAGCCAGTGTAATGCTGCAGCTCATGGCCCTGGGGATTCCAGATGTGATGAATTTTGATTTCATGTCCAAGCCTTCTCCAG AGGCCGTTCGCTCGGCTCTGGAGCATTTGGAGCTGCTGGGCGCTgtagagaggaaggaggggcaGGTTTTCCTCACTGCTCTGGGAAAGAAGATGGCCAGCTTCCCTCTGGAGCCTAGATATGccaag ACCATCCTGCTGTCCCCCGACTACTCCTGTTCTGAGGAGATTTTGAGCATTGTGTCTCTGCTGTCAGTGGACACCGTGCTGTTTAACCCCCCTGCCCGGCGGGACGAGGTGCTCGCTGCACGCAAGAAGTTCTCCTCCAGCGAAGGAGACCACATGACGCTGCTTAACATTTACAGAGCGTTCAAGAAAGTCAGCGGTAATAAG GAGTGGTGTCGGGAGAACTTTGTCAACAGCAGGAACATGGGTCTGGTGAAAGAGGTCCAGGCGCAACTCAAAGATATCTGCCTTAAG CTGAATTTGAAGCTGGAGTCGTGCGGGGCGGACACAGGGAACGTTCGCCGCTGCCTCGCCCACGGGATGTTCGTCAACGCTGCGGAGCTGCAGCCCGACGGCAGCTACTTAGCTCTGGACACCCACCAGCCCGTGGCCATCCACCCCTCCTCCGTCCTGTTCCAGGGAAAGCCAGCATATGTGGTGTTCAACGAGCTGCTGCACACCTCCCGCTGCTACATGAGAGACCTGTGTTTGGTGGATGCCGACTGGCTGCTGGATGCAGCGCCAGAGTACTTTGGCCGCAAACTCCACCCGACCAAGAGCTAA
- the dhx33 gene encoding ATP-dependent RNA helicase DHX33 isoform X2: protein MTDGMLLREAIGDPLLLRYTVVVLDEAHERTVHTDVLFGVVKTAQRRRRELNKIPLKVIVMSATMDVDLFSEYFNKSPVLYLEGRQHPIQIYYTKQPQSDYLQAALVSIFQIHQEAPPSHDILVFMTGQEEIEALARTCRDIAKHLPDGCGPMVVIPLYASLPPTQQLRVFQPAPKGSRKVILSTNIAETSVTISGIKFVIDTGMVKAKRFNPDSGLEVLAVQRVSKAQAWQRAGRAGREDSGSCYRLYTEPEFDNLIPMTVPEIQRCNLASVMLQLMALGIPDVMNFDFMSKPSPEAVRSALEHLELLGAVERKEGQVFLTALGKKMASFPLEPRYAKTILLSPDYSCSEEILSIVSLLSVDTVLFNPPARRDEVLAARKKFSSSEGDHMTLLNIYRAFKKVSGNKEWCRENFVNSRNMGLVKEVQAQLKDICLKLNLKLESCGADTGNVRRCLAHGMFVNAAELQPDGSYLALDTHQPVAIHPSSVLFQGKPAYVVFNELLHTSRCYMRDLCLVDADWLLDAAPEYFGRKLHPTKS, encoded by the exons ATGACCGATGGCATGCTTCTGCGTGAGGCCATCGGAGACCCCTTGCTGCTGCGCTACACTGTGGTGGTCCTGGACGAAGCTCACGAGCGCACCGTGCACACTGATGTGCTGTTTGGCGTGGTTAAGACTGCTCAACGCAGGCGCAGAGAACTTAATAAGATTCCCCTGAAG GTCATAGTGATGTCAGCCACGATGGATGTGGATTTGTTCTCGGAGTACTTTAACAAGTCACCTGTACTGTACCTGGAGGGCAGGCAGCATCCCATTCAGATCTACTACACCAAGCAGCCCCAGTCAGACTACCTGCAGGCTGCGCTTGTCTCCATCTTCCAGATCCATCAG GAGGCCCCTCCGTCCCATGATATCTTAGTCTTCATGACGGGTCAGGAGGAGATCGAGGCTCTGGCGAGGACATGCCGGGACATCGCCAAGCATCTGCCCGACGGCTGTGGTCCCATGGTAGTTATCCCCTTGTACGCGTCGCTGCCCCCAACACAGCAGCTCAGGGTCTTCCAGCCAGCGCCCAAG GGAAGTAGGAAGGTCATCCTCTCAACCAACATTGCCGAGACGTCGGTTACAATCTCTGGGATCAAATTCGTCATAGACACGGGGATGGTTAAGGCCAAACGTTTCAATCCTG ACAGCGGGCTGGAGGTGCTGGCAGTGCAGCGGGTTTCTAAAGCCCAGGCGTGGCAGCGAGCGGGTCGGGCTGGCAGGGAGGACTCAGGCTCCTGCTATCGCCTCTACACAGAGCCGGAGTTCGACAACCTCATCCCTATGACTGTGCCTGAGATCCAGAG GTGTAACCTAGCCAGTGTAATGCTGCAGCTCATGGCCCTGGGGATTCCAGATGTGATGAATTTTGATTTCATGTCCAAGCCTTCTCCAG AGGCCGTTCGCTCGGCTCTGGAGCATTTGGAGCTGCTGGGCGCTgtagagaggaaggaggggcaGGTTTTCCTCACTGCTCTGGGAAAGAAGATGGCCAGCTTCCCTCTGGAGCCTAGATATGccaag ACCATCCTGCTGTCCCCCGACTACTCCTGTTCTGAGGAGATTTTGAGCATTGTGTCTCTGCTGTCAGTGGACACCGTGCTGTTTAACCCCCCTGCCCGGCGGGACGAGGTGCTCGCTGCACGCAAGAAGTTCTCCTCCAGCGAAGGAGACCACATGACGCTGCTTAACATTTACAGAGCGTTCAAGAAAGTCAGCGGTAATAAG GAGTGGTGTCGGGAGAACTTTGTCAACAGCAGGAACATGGGTCTGGTGAAAGAGGTCCAGGCGCAACTCAAAGATATCTGCCTTAAG CTGAATTTGAAGCTGGAGTCGTGCGGGGCGGACACAGGGAACGTTCGCCGCTGCCTCGCCCACGGGATGTTCGTCAACGCTGCGGAGCTGCAGCCCGACGGCAGCTACTTAGCTCTGGACACCCACCAGCCCGTGGCCATCCACCCCTCCTCCGTCCTGTTCCAGGGAAAGCCAGCATATGTGGTGTTCAACGAGCTGCTGCACACCTCCCGCTGCTACATGAGAGACCTGTGTTTGGTGGATGCCGACTGGCTGCTGGATGCAGCGCCAGAGTACTTTGGCCGCAAACTCCACCCGACCAAGAGCTAA